From a region of the Acinetobacter larvae genome:
- the coq7 gene encoding 2-polyprenyl-3-methyl-6-methoxy-1,4-benzoquinone monooxygenase: protein MRQYSPVDKLIQSFDQALRSLIPGSTTAHRDCPAQSEDRAQLSVHEARHVAGLMRVNHSGEVCAQALYHGQALTAKLPRVRQEMEFAAIEEQDHLAWCEQRLVELNSPTSILNPLWYGLSYSMGALAGLAGDEYSLGFVAETERQVSQHLLDHLAQLPVQDERSKKILAQMNEDELHHRDTAIDAGGVDLPLPVRITMTAISKLMTKTSYYI from the coding sequence ATGCGTCAATACAGCCCAGTTGACAAATTGATCCAATCCTTTGATCAAGCTTTACGTAGTCTCATTCCAGGCAGTACCACAGCACATCGTGACTGCCCTGCACAAAGTGAAGATCGCGCCCAACTCAGCGTACACGAGGCGCGCCATGTTGCAGGTCTCATGCGTGTTAACCATAGTGGTGAGGTCTGTGCCCAAGCGCTGTATCATGGGCAGGCGTTAACAGCCAAATTACCACGGGTACGCCAAGAAATGGAATTTGCAGCCATTGAGGAACAAGACCACTTGGCATGGTGTGAACAACGCTTGGTTGAGCTCAACAGTCCAACCAGCATTCTCAATCCACTGTGGTATGGTCTGTCATATAGTATGGGTGCCTTGGCTGGCCTAGCTGGTGATGAATATAGCTTAGGCTTTGTGGCAGAAACAGAACGTCAAGTCAGCCAGCATTTATTGGATCATCTTGCTCAACTGCCTGTACAAGATGAGCGCTCCAAAAAAATCTTGGCGCAAATGAATGAAGATGAGCTGCATCATCGTGATACAGCAATTGATGCCGGTGGTGTTGATCTACCGCTACCAGTTCGTATAACCATGACGGCTATCTCTAAGCTCATGACCAAAACCAGTTACTATATTTAA
- a CDS encoding response regulator — protein sequence MANSTSRPQILIIDDELQVQKFLAIALKAQGYHVLQADCAEQGLQRLVLQGADLVILDLGLPDQDGRDVLAEIRSWSQLPVLVLSVRADESEKVALLDAGANDYVTKPFSIQELLARIRVLLRQQPQQREAAIFDDGQLKIDFAQHQVYLHGQVLTLSRKEYQLLALLAQHSGQLLTQPHILNALWGPSHQQDTHYLRILLAKIRHKLADDPVHPRYIATEPGVGLRFLAKSMLP from the coding sequence ATGGCAAATAGCACATCACGCCCACAAATTCTCATTATTGATGATGAATTGCAGGTGCAAAAATTTTTGGCAATTGCCTTAAAGGCACAAGGCTATCATGTATTACAAGCGGACTGTGCCGAACAAGGACTGCAACGTTTGGTGTTGCAAGGCGCTGATTTAGTCATTCTAGATTTGGGTTTGCCAGACCAAGATGGTCGGGATGTTTTAGCCGAAATTCGTAGCTGGTCACAGTTACCCGTTTTGGTGCTGTCGGTACGCGCAGATGAATCAGAAAAAGTTGCGCTCTTAGATGCTGGCGCCAATGACTATGTGACCAAGCCCTTTAGCATTCAAGAATTATTGGCAAGGATTCGGGTATTGTTGCGTCAGCAACCACAACAACGTGAAGCGGCAATTTTTGATGATGGTCAATTAAAAATTGATTTTGCCCAGCATCAAGTCTATTTACATGGTCAGGTACTGACTTTATCGCGTAAAGAGTATCAACTCTTGGCTTTATTGGCACAACACAGTGGTCAATTACTCACACAGCCGCATATTTTAAATGCACTTTGGGGGCCGAGCCATCAGCAAGATACGCATTATTTAAGAATTTTATTGGCTAAGATACGGCATAAACTGGCGGATGATCCAGTACATCCGCGCTATATTGCCACAGAACCGGGTGTTGGTTTGCGCTTTTTGGCAAAGTCAATGCTGCCGTAG
- a CDS encoding MFS transporter: MENKEHILFTRRFLPMFLTQFFGALNDNVFKNALLLVITYGWINLQNSHISTLNNLAALLFILPYFIFSATAGQIADKYERSFLVRMIKILEILIMLIATVGFLTGNLWLLLFALFLMGTHSTFFGPIKYAILPDILKPQELISGNALFQSGTSIAILLGMILSAAVIANSHGNMLWISLTVVTIAVIGYCCSRAILKQPVSSPKLDIDWNFFRTSFKTLAYARSLPLVFIILLGNSWYWFYGATYLTQIAQMTQQNLHGSENVVSLLLTFFSVGIGIGSLLCRKIGGDRPNIKIVIAGAIGLTVCAFYLVISLSFIPPHHSSQYLSIADVFQLGAAYYHVMFAIILLGICGGFYIVPLYTMMQAFAPQSHRARVVAANNILNALFMVSSAVFSIIILSILKLDIRILFSCTAVLSAIFTYVLLKKLKPKLASAQQSLEN, translated from the coding sequence ATGGAAAATAAAGAACATATCTTGTTTACACGGCGTTTTTTGCCGATGTTTCTCACCCAGTTCTTCGGAGCGCTTAATGATAATGTATTTAAGAACGCATTATTACTGGTAATTACCTATGGATGGATTAATTTACAGAATAGCCACATTAGCACCTTAAATAATCTTGCTGCTTTGTTGTTTATCTTACCCTATTTTATTTTCTCAGCCACTGCTGGGCAGATCGCAGATAAATACGAACGTTCATTTTTAGTTCGTATGATTAAAATTTTAGAGATTTTGATTATGCTGATTGCCACAGTTGGCTTTTTAACGGGCAATTTATGGTTATTGTTGTTCGCTTTATTTTTAATGGGAACCCACAGTACCTTCTTTGGACCGATTAAATATGCGATTTTACCTGATATCCTAAAACCACAAGAACTTATCTCAGGAAATGCTTTATTTCAATCAGGCACATCGATTGCAATTTTATTAGGGATGATTTTAAGTGCTGCTGTTATTGCCAACTCACATGGCAATATGTTGTGGATTAGTTTAACCGTTGTGACGATTGCCGTTATAGGTTATTGCTGTAGTCGCGCTATTTTAAAACAACCGGTATCCAGCCCCAAACTTGACATTGATTGGAATTTCTTCCGTACCAGTTTCAAGACCTTAGCTTATGCACGCAGCCTACCATTGGTCTTTATTATTTTATTGGGTAACTCATGGTACTGGTTTTATGGTGCCACCTATCTCACCCAAATTGCACAAATGACGCAGCAGAACTTACATGGCTCTGAAAATGTGGTGAGCTTATTATTGACCTTCTTTTCTGTCGGCATAGGGATTGGATCGTTATTATGTCGTAAAATTGGTGGTGATCGCCCCAATATTAAGATTGTCATCGCGGGTGCAATAGGGCTTACAGTCTGTGCATTTTATCTTGTGATCAGCTTAAGTTTTATTCCACCACATCATAGTAGCCAGTATTTAAGCATAGCCGATGTATTCCAACTCGGGGCAGCCTATTATCATGTCATGTTTGCTATTATTTTACTGGGGATCTGTGGCGGGTTTTATATCGTACCGCTCTATACCATGATGCAAGCCTTTGCACCACAAAGTCACCGTGCGCGTGTTGTTGCTGCCAATAATATTTTAAATGCACTATTTATGGTCAGCTCTGCTGTTTTTTCTATCATTATTTTAAGTATACTGAAATTAGACATTCGAATTTTATTTAGTTGTACCGCAGTACTCAGTGCCATCTTTACCTATGTCTTGCTGAAAAAGCTGAAACCAAAATTAGCAAGTGCACAACAATCTTTGGAGAATTAA